The following are from one region of the Channa argus isolate prfri chromosome 6, Channa argus male v1.0, whole genome shotgun sequence genome:
- the ccnl1a gene encoding cyclin-L1a isoform X3: MAAGPLSLSSNASTNNDGILIGDKVYSEVFLTIDNSLVPEERLSPTPSMLDGLDLNTETDLRILGCELIQSAGILLRLPQVAMATGQVLFHRFFYSKSYVKHSFEIVAMACINLASKIEEAPRRIRDVINVFHHLRQLRGKKTPSSLILDQNYINTKNQVIKAERRVLKELGFCVHVKHPHKIIVMYLQVLECEKNQTLVQTAWVVHAGKSLKEPLNSASSNHMTSGSSPHWLAAPLQTANPNAEIH; encoded by the exons ATGGCCGCAGGTCCTCTCTCCTTATCTTCCAACGCATCCACAAACAACGATGGCATTCTTATCGGTGACAAAGTATATTCGGAAGTGTTCCTTACGATCGACAACTCGCTTGTACCAGAGGAAAGGCTGTCTCCGACGCCGTCCATGCTCGACGGCCTCGACCTGAACACCGAGACCGACCTTCGCATCCTGGGATGTGAATTGATTCAGTCTGCTGGTATTCTTCTCCGGCTACCTCAG GTGGCAATGGCAACGGGACAGGTGCTCTTCCATCGTTTTTTCTACTCAAAGTCCTACGTCAAGCACAGTTTTGAG ATTGTTGCAATGGCTTGTATCAACCTGGCCTCCAAGATTGAAGAAGCACCACGGCGAATAAGAGATGTCATCAATGTTTTCCATCATCTGAGACAGCTGAGAGGCAAAAA GACTCCAAGTTCATTGATACTTGATCAGAACTACATAAATACCAAAAATCAAGTCATCAAAGCGGAACGGCGGGTCCTGAAGGAACTGGGCTTCTGTGTGCATGTCAAGCATCCACACAAG ATTATAGTAATGTACCTTCAAGTCTTGGAATGTGAGAAGAACCAGACACTTGTCCAGACGGCCTG GGTAGTCCATGCTGGTAAGTCACTTAAAGAACCTCTGAACTCTGCCTCCTCCAACCACATGACTTCAGGAAGCTCCCCCCATTGGCTGGCTGCCCCTCTCCAGACAGCCAATCCCAATGCCGAGATTCACTGA